The genomic window CGGGGACCCCGTACACACCCGCCCGGGTTGAACAGCTCGTCTCCGGACCACTCTCCTCGGGGCCCCCGCAAAATCGAATGATTTTGTGGGGTGAGAGCGAGCAGGGCGGGCTGCCCTGCACCCGTCTGCGCCTCAGGGCTGCGCTCTGCGGCGGGGCAGAAAAGAAGCTGCATTTCTGCCTTTTCCGCCTTGCGCCTACGGCGACGCTTGCCCTTCGGCTTGAGCAGGGGCTCTGCCCCTCCCACCCCGGCCGGTCCATGACCCGGGCTCGCGGTTCCACTACAGGGGACTTCTTACCGTTGAGGGCTTGAGGAGCCCTCACCGCCGAAGTGACGTTGTGTTTGAACGGGACAGCGCGCCGGCTTGTCCGCGGTCGGAGTACATCCCTCTTTCGGAGATCATTGACAGAGTTCGCTTCCGCCGCCGTGGCCCCCCCAACGGCCTTTGGCCGTCGGTCCCCCCACAGATCTCCAACGCCTTCGACTGCGTCTCAGGCGCTGGGATGACGGCGGATAGAGGCTTTCCCCGATCGGGGGCATGGTTTTCTCCCTGCAAAGCCACAGGCTTTGCAGGGAGAAAACGCTTTGGTCACAAAAAAAGAGCCCCGGGTCAGGGGGCTCTGTCATAGTCCTTTTTGAAATACAGGGTGATGAGGGCGGAGATGCCGCTCATGGCCACCCACACCCAGATCATGGCGCCGTAGCCCAGGGCCTTGACCAAAAAGCCAAAGGCCACGGCTCCCGTGGCGGAGCCCATATAGGTGAGAAAGTCCACTGCTCCGGACACGGAGGACACGGCGCCTGCCTCAAAAAATCTCAGGGGCAGCATGCCGGAAAAGGTGGTGTTGGCGGTGCCGATAAAGGCGGACACGGCAAACATCAGGGCGGCGGCGGACAGGATGGGCAGCCGAAACACGCACAGGGGCAGCAGTGTCAGGCAGCTCAGGGTGTAGCACACGCAGGCCACGGCTATCTCGTTGCGGCGGCACAGCTTGTAGAGCACGGGAAAGAGCAGCTTGCCCAGCAGGGTGGCTATGGGCATGATGAAGATGTAAAAGGCCGCCTGCTTGATGTCTATGTCATACACCTGTATAAAGAAGATGGGGGCCCACAGCACCAGGTTGTCCTTGATGACTCCCTGTCCCATCACCGGCCACAAAAAGCGCAGCACGCTCTTGTGGCACACGTATTTCAGCGGGTTTTCCCGTTCTTTTTTCGGCGGCTTGGTGTTGGGCAGCAGCAAAAAGCCCGGTATGGCCGCCAGCAGCATGATGATGCCCGGCGCCCAGAACATATAGCCTGCTCCCCAGGGGGACACGGCGGCGCACACGGCCACGGTCAGCAGGCCTCCCAGCCCCACGGTGGGGGCCAGGGCGATGATGCCTCTTTCTCTCTCCCGGGGGTCGTCGTAGAGGCCGGAGACCACGTTCAGCACCGAGCCCCACATGGAGGACTGAAACAGCCCGTTGAGGCCCCACAGGACAAATATGATCCACAGCTCCGGGAGAAAGCCTATGCCTATGTTGCACAGGGCTCCCACGGTAAAGCCGGTCAAGAGCAGGGTCTTGGGGGGCACCAGGTCTCCCAGATATCCGTTCACCAGCCGGCCGAAGGCATACACGTAAAAGAACATGCTGCCCAGTATGCCTATGCCGGCCTTGTCGGCTATACCTTCACTTTCCAGCAAAGGGGCGGCCATGGACAGGTTTTGCCTGCCTATATACACGGTGGTGTATATGATGAAACAGACGGCCGTCCCCGCCAGGGCCATGGTCTTTTTGTTCAAAACGGCTCCTTAAAAGAGGGCGAGCAGCCAGTCCCTGAGGACCAGGGGCCAGCCTGCGGTCTGGGGATAGGCGGCGCCGAAGCCTACGCCGTGGGGGCCCGCGTCATAGATATGCAGCTGGGCGGGCACGCCGCAGCGCCTCAGGGCCCGGTAGTATTCTATGGAGTTTTCGCAGGGGACGTCCGTGTCCGCGCCGGTGGTGAACAAAAACGCGGGCGGCGTGTCCCGGGTCACCTTCTCCTGGCTGCAAAACTCCCTGATCTCCTCGGGAGTGGCCTTGTCCGTCAGCAGGTTGAGGCCGGTGACGGCGTAGGCGGTGAGCCGGTCCAGGTCTATGACGGGATAGACCAGGATGGAAAAGTCAGGGCGCGCGGATATGTCCGGATAGTGGGTGTGGGTCCTGAATTCGGGTCTCTGCCACTGGGTCGATATCACCGACGCCAGGTGGCCTCCCGCCGAAAAGCCCATGATGCCCACCTTGCCCGGGTCGACGTTCCATTCCTTGCTGCGGGCCCTGATGATGGCCATAGCCTCGGAGGCGTCCTCCATGGGCTTGGGGTAATAGCTCTTGGGGGCGTGTCTGTAGCGCAGCACAAAGGCGCTGATGCCCAGGCCGTTGAAAAAGGGCGCCAGCTCCTCGCCCTCATAGGTGTCGCACACTCCCAGATAGCCGCCGCCGGGGCAGATGAGCACCGCCATGCCGTTGGGCTTGGGGGCAAGGTGCACCGACATAAAGGGCTGGTCGGTGTAGTGCCCGGTCACTTTTCTCGACTGGTCCCATATGTCCAGCCTGTTGTTCAAAAGGTCCATTTTATCCTCCGTTTTTCCGTCGGGGCCCGCTTTGTCCGCGGCAAAGGCCGCGGCGCTCAGCCACAATATCGCAAAGGCGATAGCGAGAGTCATCATTTTCATCGGCAGCTCCCTGCGGGACCCGGTCCCGTATTTTCATATAAATTCCGGCTCGGCGCCGGTCACAAAAGACCCTTTACACAGATCTCTATGCCTATCAGTATGAGTATCACGCCTCCGGCCTTTTCCGCCCAGGCCACGGCTCCCAG from Abditibacteriota bacterium includes these protein-coding regions:
- a CDS encoding MFS transporter, which gives rise to MNKKTMALAGTAVCFIIYTTVYIGRQNLSMAAPLLESEGIADKAGIGILGSMFFYVYAFGRLVNGYLGDLVPPKTLLLTGFTVGALCNIGIGFLPELWIIFVLWGLNGLFQSSMWGSVLNVVSGLYDDPRERERGIIALAPTVGLGGLLTVAVCAAVSPWGAGYMFWAPGIIMLLAAIPGFLLLPNTKPPKKERENPLKYVCHKSVLRFLWPVMGQGVIKDNLVLWAPIFFIQVYDIDIKQAAFYIFIMPIATLLGKLLFPVLYKLCRRNEIAVACVCYTLSCLTLLPLCVFRLPILSAAALMFAVSAFIGTANTTFSGMLPLRFFEAGAVSSVSGAVDFLTYMGSATGAVAFGFLVKALGYGAMIWVWVAMSGISALITLYFKKDYDRAP
- a CDS encoding alpha/beta hydrolase, coding for MKMMTLAIAFAILWLSAAAFAADKAGPDGKTEDKMDLLNNRLDIWDQSRKVTGHYTDQPFMSVHLAPKPNGMAVLICPGGGYLGVCDTYEGEELAPFFNGLGISAFVLRYRHAPKSYYPKPMEDASEAMAIIRARSKEWNVDPGKVGIMGFSAGGHLASVISTQWQRPEFRTHTHYPDISARPDFSILVYPVIDLDRLTAYAVTGLNLLTDKATPEEIREFCSQEKVTRDTPPAFLFTTGADTDVPCENSIEYYRALRRCGVPAQLHIYDAGPHGVGFGAAYPQTAGWPLVLRDWLLALF